In the Candidatus Paceibacterota bacterium genome, one interval contains:
- the secA gene encoding preprotein translocase subunit SecA: MSFLDKLRGGSHTKALKGFQPIVKEINQLEAKIQALSDEELKRKTVEFKKRLEIVDPKSGETLKFTDPAEEKKILNAKLNEILPEAFAVIREASRRTLGQRHFDVQLLGGMVLNSGGIAEMRTGEGKTLVATLPAYLNALTGKGVHIVTVNDYLSRRDAVWMGQIYSFLGLSVGVINHEASFLYDATAVTPSGDILDSRRSLSSKGTVNDNKSQEVTPPDSLPDSLDKERDSLGAFKVVHEFLRPVSRHEAYMADITYGTNNEFGFDYLRDNLEYSRDRLRQRTFNYAIVDEIDSILIDEARTPLIISAPTRDAESTYKQFAQLVTSFKKDEDYTVEEKHRSISLTPAGITKAEKALGIENIYTEKGIKSVHHLETAIKAVALYNNNKEYVVKDNQILIVDEFTGRIQPGRRWSDGLHQAIEAKEGVSIQQESRTYASITFQNFFRMYPKLSGMTGTAVTSSEEFFKVYGLEVTTVPTNVPAVRKDENDQIFRTEIGKYKAISRKVKELHAKGQPVLIGTVSIEKNEVLSQFLKAEGVPHEILNAKNHEREGEIIAQAGKKGAVTIATNMAGRGVDIKLGGNPNTPESYAEIKQNGGLFVLGTERHEARRIDNQLRGRSGRQGDPGETQFFVSLEDTLMRVFASDMLKSMMGKLGMPEDEAIEHKIISRSLESAQEKIEGFNFDSRKHVLEFDDIINHQRTAIYGRRRKLLMGTVDDVEAELGQIIGGENSDVTGIIQKKIAEFGREPFLMAVRIILLQTIDMYWVEHLEVMDYTRSSVNLRAYGQRDPLVEYKKEGLRLFKEMQGAMREQVIKIIPHVVPVNDGNPIVSSNSSNSNGASKPVGIQADLKEVHENAQIIGAGDGSSSSNSIKKEPEVGRNDPCPCGSGKKYKKCHGAGK; this comes from the coding sequence ATGTCATTTTTGGATAAATTAAGAGGTGGTTCTCATACGAAGGCCTTGAAAGGGTTTCAGCCTATCGTAAAAGAGATAAATCAGCTTGAAGCAAAGATTCAGGCTCTTTCTGATGAAGAATTGAAAAGAAAGACAGTTGAATTTAAAAAAAGACTTGAAATAGTTGATCCTAAATCTGGCGAAACCTTGAAATTTACCGACCCTGCAGAAGAAAAGAAAATTTTGAATGCGAAATTAAATGAGATTTTGCCCGAAGCTTTTGCAGTGATTCGTGAAGCATCTCGCCGTACTTTGGGTCAGAGACATTTTGATGTTCAACTTCTGGGAGGTATGGTTTTGAATTCTGGAGGTATTGCAGAGATGCGAACTGGTGAAGGTAAGACTTTGGTGGCCACATTACCAGCGTATTTGAATGCTCTGACTGGTAAAGGTGTACATATTGTTACAGTCAACGATTATCTCTCTAGACGTGATGCCGTTTGGATGGGTCAGATTTATTCTTTCTTGGGTCTTTCTGTAGGTGTTATAAACCACGAAGCATCTTTTTTGTATGATGCTACTGCTGTCACACCTAGTGGTGATATCCTGGATTCCCGCCGAAGTTTATCCTCGAAGGGGACGGTAAATGACAACAAGAGCCAGGAGGTCACACCTCCAGATTCGCTTCCAGATTCACTAGATAAAGAACGCGATTCACTCGGTGCTTTCAAAGTTGTTCATGAATTTCTACGACCAGTTTCTAGGCACGAAGCCTACATGGCTGACATTACTTATGGTACTAATAATGAATTCGGTTTTGATTATTTGCGTGACAATCTAGAATATTCTAGAGATAGGTTGCGTCAGAGAACTTTCAATTACGCTATTGTTGATGAGATTGACTCTATTCTTATAGATGAAGCTAGGACACCTCTCATTATCTCTGCACCAACTCGTGATGCCGAAAGTACTTACAAACAATTTGCCCAGCTTGTTACTTCATTCAAAAAAGATGAGGACTACACGGTTGAGGAGAAACATCGTTCAATCTCTCTTACTCCAGCTGGTATTACCAAAGCTGAAAAGGCTCTGGGTATAGAAAATATTTATACAGAAAAGGGTATCAAGTCAGTCCATCATTTGGAAACTGCTATCAAGGCCGTAGCTTTGTATAACAATAACAAAGAGTATGTGGTCAAAGATAACCAGATCTTGATCGTTGATGAATTTACAGGACGTATTCAACCAGGAAGACGTTGGTCTGATGGTTTGCATCAGGCTATAGAAGCCAAAGAAGGTGTTTCTATTCAACAAGAGTCTAGGACTTATGCATCTATTACATTCCAGAACTTTTTCCGTATGTATCCGAAGTTGTCGGGTATGACAGGTACAGCCGTCACTTCATCTGAAGAATTTTTCAAAGTTTATGGTTTGGAAGTTACAACGGTGCCTACGAACGTTCCTGCTGTTCGTAAAGATGAGAATGATCAGATCTTCCGCACGGAGATCGGTAAATACAAAGCTATTTCTCGCAAAGTAAAAGAGCTTCATGCCAAGGGTCAACCTGTTCTTATTGGTACAGTCTCTATTGAAAAAAATGAAGTTTTGTCACAGTTTTTGAAAGCGGAGGGTGTTCCTCATGAAATTTTGAATGCCAAGAATCATGAACGTGAAGGAGAGATTATCGCTCAGGCTGGCAAAAAGGGTGCTGTGACTATTGCCACAAACATGGCTGGTCGCGGAGTTGATATCAAACTTGGTGGTAATCCAAATACTCCAGAATCTTATGCAGAGATAAAACAAAACGGTGGTCTTTTTGTCCTTGGTACAGAGAGACATGAAGCACGTCGCATTGATAATCAACTTCGAGGCCGTTCGGGTCGTCAGGGTGATCCGGGTGAGACGCAATTCTTCGTTTCTCTTGAAGATACTCTCATGCGTGTCTTTGCTTCGGATATGTTGAAGTCAATGATGGGTAAGCTCGGCATGCCAGAAGATGAGGCTATTGAACATAAGATCATTTCTAGGTCTTTGGAATCTGCTCAAGAAAAGATTGAGGGATTCAATTTTGATTCTAGAAAACATGTTTTGGAATTTGATGACATCATAAATCACCAGAGAACTGCTATCTATGGTAGACGTCGCAAATTGCTTATGGGTACAGTTGATGATGTTGAAGCGGAGTTAGGTCAGATTATTGGGGGAGAGAACTCTGATGTTACGGGAATAATTCAAAAGAAAATTGCAGAATTTGGTCGCGAACCTTTCTTGATGGCTGTTCGTATAATTTTATTACAGACGATTGATATGTATTGGGTGGAACACCTAGAGGTAATGGATTACACGCGTTCAAGTGTAAATCTACGCGCTTACGGTCAACGTGATCCTCTGGTTGAATACAAGAAGGAAGGTCTCAGACTATTCAAAGAAATGCAGGGCGCTATGAGGGAGCAAGTTATTAAAATCATTCCTCATGTAGTCCCAGTCAATGATGGTAATCCTATTGTCAGCAGTAATTCAAGCAATTCAAATGGCGCTTCAAAACCTGTTGGTATTCAAGCTGATCTGAAGGAGGTTCATGAAAATGCTCAGATTATTGGTGCAGGTGATGGCTCAAGTAGTTCAAATTCTATTAAAAAAGAACCTGAAGTAGGTCGCAACGATCCTTGTCCTTGCGGAAGTGGTAAGAAATACAAGAAATGTCATGGGGCGGGGAAGTAA
- a CDS encoding 8-oxo-dGTP diphosphatase, with amino-acid sequence MKKQLTLCIVHQHPKVLLGMKKKGFGAGRWNGFGGKVEKGETIEDAAVRELHEEAGIKAVNLEKVGILDFEFQGNPEILEVHIFKTDDFRGRPTESDEMKPQWFFVEEIPFKEMWPDDVYWIPLFLKRKKFKGKFLFGEADKILDKDLTVVDYLE; translated from the coding sequence ATGAAAAAACAACTAACACTTTGCATAGTTCATCAACATCCAAAAGTCCTTCTTGGAATGAAGAAGAAAGGCTTTGGAGCTGGTAGATGGAATGGTTTTGGTGGTAAGGTTGAAAAAGGAGAGACTATAGAGGATGCTGCGGTGAGGGAACTACATGAAGAAGCGGGTATCAAAGCTGTCAATCTTGAAAAAGTTGGAATTTTGGATTTTGAATTTCAGGGCAACCCCGAGATTTTGGAAGTCCATATATTTAAGACCGATGATTTTCGTGGTAGACCAACCGAGAGTGATGAGATGAAACCGCAATGGTTTTTCGTAGAGGAGATTCCGTTCAAAGAAATGTGGCCAGATGACGTCTATTGGATACCACTATTTTTGAAGAGAAAGAAATTTAAAGGGAAGTTTCTCTTTGGTGAAGCAGATAAAATACTAGACAAAGATTTGACCGTGGTTGACTATTTGGAGTGA